In Primulina huaijiensis isolate GDHJ02 chromosome 4, ASM1229523v2, whole genome shotgun sequence, the DNA window GTACCATATCAAAGGCTGCTGATTTTCGGAGACGATGGATCCTTTTGTCCATTCGATCAAGTAATCATTGTCTGGAGAGACCAGATTCATTTCCTCCCCCTTTAATCCAATCTAATCATGCAAAGTGTAATGATTATTACGTAGAAAGACTTGAGGTATATATTCATGGTATGAGTATATAGTTGCCTGTTTCGTCATTTCGTTACCTTGTGAGACCATGTTTGCCTGGATAAGTCCAATTTTCCTTGATCAAGCCCGTCTAATATTACTGGCCCCAGAACTCCCACATTCCAATTTTCGAAATGAATCCCATTgttctttaaaaatttgtttctcATCAGTATCAGTGCTTCTCTTCCGAgtgaactatatatatatatatatgtatgatcCAAAAGGATTCAAACTGATTCGATTTCAGAACAGCCCTTGGAACTTTTAAAGAAACTTGCTGGTAGTCCCATAGCTACACTAAGCAGAGAAATCTTGTTGGTTCCAGCTTGTAGATTCACAGGTCCAGTGAATGTGACTCTTGTATTCTCCATCGACCCATAAACCGATCCTGTAGATATAGCCTAGAATTATATTCAGCATTGATAAATATAACCGGTCGACATAATTAGTAAAAAGACatgcaatatacatatacaactTGCAATTCATGAGAACGTTTCTTGATTACAATTTCAAGAGGAGTTAATTTCATTCCATTCAATCATCAAAAGTCTCCGGTTAATATAAAAGAAGCTCATACCTGAGAACTGACCATTAACGAAAGCATGCATGGCATGGCCTCTTGAATTTACGGTTAAAACAACCATTTTGTCTCCCAGAAGAAATGATTCTGATGGATCAATATTGAAGCTGTGGATAAGAACATGGAGAAAAAAGATTAGGAGTCACGTTTGATTTCATAATCCCATGTCGATAATTGATTACTGATTGATTATACtgaatttatttcttaaaaaaatagctGCTAAAAGCGTTGTATTAACTTTCAAACTACAAATTACAATGGATTACCTAGTACTGTACCACAAATAATCACTGCTATCCCTTGTGATGTTTATTTGCTCCAAAAGACCAGTAGCTGTTATTTTTGAGCCGTCTTCTATTGAAGATACGTCTTCACCGAACATCTCCCACGAGTGAAAGCGAGTATTGGTTGGTAACATCTGAACCCTTGAAGTTTGTGCCCCAACCTTATTGATCACCAGACAATAAGTTAAATCATAGAAAATGAAGAAACATGATTCATTGGTTGTGTTGAGTATGATTGCACTCACCTTCGCTGCGTTGAAAACTACATTTCTGCAGTCGGGAAGTATGCTAATCGACCAAGGAGGTAAATCGTAATGTATGTTGTTGAACATCACTTTTACGGTAGATTTAGTATCGAAGTTTGACAGAAACGCTGCACATTTTCCACCCCCTGGACAGAATACATGAGCCTGAAATAACGTACTTTTAGTATGTTAAACTATAACATGTGAACAAGAATATGGAGATTTTTTCTAGtatgataaatcaaatatctaCTAACTTCGCAGGCGGATCAGAGATACTCATACGGTGAttaagaattttcaaatattgtaaatggtaaattttatatttgaatctcacataaaatttgaagtttttgCTTGGGGATCAAGGGGGTTTGGTTGCCCTATTCGTCTTCTTTTGGTTCCATGTCGTGGCTAACCTGCTGTCGGGTGCCTAATGATGTAATCACGGGATCTGATGAAACTAAAGAATGTTCACAAAGTCTTATTGCCTTGTGAAGCTCCTTCAAATGTCCATACTTAGGTTCCCTGATCATACCTGTAAAAAATGGTTACGACCTACCGGATATTAATTTTACCAGAAAACATCAACATCGAATCAGGTTCACTGGTTAATATCTCACCATATTCATCGATTGGGGCGTCGTAGTCATAACTTGTAGTAACAAAAGGACCTCCTGCTGAGCGCCCAAAATTTGTGCCTCCGTGAAACTGTCCAAAATTTGCAAGGTTCAGAGCTTGATTCTCATGCCCTTCTTTACTTTCACCTTATCTGAGTCACTAAACTACTAACCATGTAATAGTTGACATATGAGCCACCCTTTTGTACAAAACGAGCAACCGCAAATGCAAGATCTTGGACAGGACGTTGATGAATCGGGCCTCCAAACTTGGTGAACCTGCACgttttcatgaaaaagtatcagAGTTTTATTCCAGATAAATAAGCAAATAACCGAATCATACAGCTCAAGATTTATTACCATCCACTCCAAGCTTCAGTCCACATACTAGGTTTATAAGGTTTGTTGGGAGTAAAGGTGTTGCAGTAAAATCCGTTGCATGCATTTATCTGTTCCGATATCAAGAAGAAAAGCGAGACGAGGTTTCATAGCGCGGTTTAAAAAGTCGTTTAAACAATGAAGGCGGCTGGAAGTAGAGGTAAATGGAGAACATACCACAGGATCAGGTGCATTTCTGTCTTTGCACAGGATCCATGGAACCCCGGTATTCGAACTAATTGCCATTTTCGCAGCCCAATTCATGTACGCCTCACCAGATGATCCCAGCGCCTGCCTTTGTGTTCCATATTCGTTTTCAATCTATCAAAATAGGATTAGATTCTTTAGTTCTTTTCTTAATAAAACGTTAACACGTTTAAAACATGATATCAAAATATAATGGTTCTCTTCAAGATTTGATCCATATCATGGTCTAAGCTTCACAGTACAGCAAGAACTTTGCAGCATAACCATGGTAGAGCGGGTGGTCGGTTTACGGCCTCAACTTCCACTAATTCATAACTATTATCTATAAATAAATTGTTTTCATACCTGAGATAATATAATCGGACCTCCCtgcatttcaaataaattttcacTACTCATCATATCAATGATTTTTTGCGTGAACTTTTGCATTGAAGCCTACACTCCACAAAACCAAAcacattaaattataaaaatgcaCAAGTCAATAAATAAACCACAAAAAGTTCAAAAAGGGTCATCCGATGAACCAAGTACGATACAACTCGTGGGCTAATGATCGACAAATCATCAAACATGTATAGAATTCATATATTTCATATGGTGTAAGTGTAACAGATTATCAAATCAGTAAAAGAAGTAACCTTAAAAGGCTCATTATTTGTTCTGAAGCTGATGCCAGGAACATACTTCAACCATACAGGAAATCCTCTGCAAAAATAGAAGCAAAATTGATAGATAAAACAAAACTATATATCAGAAAGTGCAACTGAAACATCTGAGAAATGTGtctacataatttttttttttaaatacccgAAATTCCACTCCGCACATACATAAGGTCCAATGCGAAGATTAACGTAGAGCCCAACTTTTTGAACCGTCTTGAAGAATCTTACGACATCGTACCGACCTTTGAAATTGTACTAAAACGCGGCCAATAATCACGATAAATGTAAGCCTTACACATTCACACACATATTCACTAAAACTAAAATAGGCATCTTAAACTGGAAACTAACATTGCCAGGGGAAGGCTCGTGCACATTCCAAAATACATATGTGTCAATAACATTCAATCCTGCATTCTTAGCCTTCAATATCAGATCCTCCCACATCTGCACAAATCCCACTTTTCTTTTCTGAAAACAGTCACAAATTTCAGCCGGATTTACTTCGTGTTTTGTGTGTGTACATGATCAGCAATCAAATATATCTTTTCGACAAAAAAAAGAGGACAAAAATATATTCCTGTGATCATCAATAACATTCACTCTCATGTGACAATGCTTTTATTCATAAATTGGCGAGCACATAACATAAAACAGGCTGCAACTAATATCACTCGTTTAAATTTCAGAACATTCAATATCATCCTCGAAGTTTTAGCTTTTTTTAGTAGGATTCGTCTCACGACATTCTATATGTGAGATGAATCGTCGATCCATACCAACcatgaaaagtaataattttgatacaaaaataatattttttcattagttgggcctcacaagagtttttgtgcattttattttcgAACACTTAGAAGCAATGATTGTTAGTGTTTGGGAAATAAACACTTCCCAGAAACACATAGACTAGATAATTCTCAATATGACCATTTTTTAAATGACATGATACCTGCAGTCGCTATCCGGCATCTGTTATATGCCAAAAGGTCTCtaatgttttgatttattgttaaaaattaatGGAAAGTGCTGCACTACCTAATTCTTGGGTACTACTACAGGTTTCTTCGGAACTAAAACTATATTTtgattcatgattttttttcgaACACCATTCCTGTTAGTTTTTAACGATGAATTTAAATCGAACACGAAGATCGGTTCGAAAAAAGCTGTAAACCCATTACTTTTCACCAAAAAGAAcattaaatttgtaaaaaaaaaagaagaaaaatttcaAGGAAGAAAGAAAATACATCCGGGGTGCTTCTGGTGTAATGTATAGAACCAGAGAGAAGGATTTTCCTCTGCCCATTGATGATAATGGCCTTCCTGTCATAAGTTACACTGCAACTCACAAGCTGAGAATCCAAAACCAACAAGACCAAAACGCAGAAGCAGAAAATAAAACTGGGAACTGATTTAGTTCCCATATAGAAATGATCTTCACCCTCTTTTTTGGtgcaaaaacaagaaagaaaacaattTTCTTGAGAGTAGAATGGGACTCGATGAAATATttagaagataaaataaaataacaagaaaCGGTGAGTTTTGAAATGATCGATGGTGGTAAGCGGTGGAGGAACAACTTACATTAGTAATACATGCACAGAGTTCGCTGCTGTTCCTCCATGCTGTCTGCGGAAAATGACAAAAGAATTGGAGCTACATGTGGCCACGGGCCGGGTTGGACCCGGTCTGTGATCAACTTAGATGGTTAACTGGGTCA includes these proteins:
- the LOC140975902 gene encoding beta-galactosidase 3-like isoform X1; the encoded protein is MGTKSVPSFIFCFCVLVLLVLDSQLVSCSVTYDRKAIIINGQRKILLSGSIHYTRSTPDMWEDLILKAKNAGLNVIDTYVFWNVHEPSPGNYNFKGRYDVVRFFKTVQKVGLYVNLRIGPYVCAEWNFGGFPVWLKYVPGISFRTNNEPFKASMQKFTQKIIDMMSSENLFEMQGGPIILSQIENEYGTQRQALGSSGEAYMNWAAKMAISSNTGVPWILCKDRNAPDPVINACNGFYCNTFTPNKPYKPSMWTEAWSGWFTKFGGPIHQRPVQDLAFAVARFVQKGGSYVNYYMFHGGTNFGRSAGGPFVTTSYDYDAPIDEYGMIREPKYGHLKELHKAIRLCEHSLVSSDPVITSLGTRQQAHVFCPGGGKCAAFLSNFDTKSTVKVMFNNIHYDLPPWSISILPDCRNVVFNAAKVGAQTSRVQMLPTNTRFHSWEMFGEDVSSIEDGSKITATGLLEQINITRDSSDYLWYSTSFNIDPSESFLLGDKMVVLTVNSRGHAMHAFVNGQFSGSVYGSMENTRVTFTGPVNLQAGTNKISLLSVAMGLPNNGIHFENWNVGVLGPVILDGLDQGKLDLSRQTWSHKIGLKGEEMNLVSPDNDYLIEWTKGSIVSENQQPLIWYKAYFDAPSGHEPLALDMGSMGKGQIWINGQSIGRYLLANVTGNCTFCSYAGTFRARKCQVACGQPTQRWYHVPRSWLKAERNLIVLFEELGRDASNIYLVKRTISSVCADAFEDNPEVANYQTESTTAPKMLHQAKVHLQCAPSQSISIIKFASFGNPTGTCGNFRLGTCHANNSLALVEKMCIGKQSCQLSVSNSFFGMDPCPGQLKKLSVEAACSTTSN
- the LOC140975902 gene encoding beta-galactosidase 3-like isoform X2, translating into MQKFTQKIIDMMSSENLFEMQGGPIILSQIENEYGTQRQALGSSGEAYMNWAAKMAISSNTGVPWILCKDRNAPDPVINACNGFYCNTFTPNKPYKPSMWTEAWSGWFTKFGGPIHQRPVQDLAFAVARFVQKGGSYVNYYMFHGGTNFGRSAGGPFVTTSYDYDAPIDEYGMIREPKYGHLKELHKAIRLCEHSLVSSDPVITSLGTRQQAHVFCPGGGKCAAFLSNFDTKSTVKVMFNNIHYDLPPWSISILPDCRNVVFNAAKVGAQTSRVQMLPTNTRFHSWEMFGEDVSSIEDGSKITATGLLEQINITRDSSDYLWYSTSFNIDPSESFLLGDKMVVLTVNSRGHAMHAFVNGQFSGMSFFYITGSVYGSMENTRVTFTGPVNLQAGTNKISLLSVAMGLPNNGIHFENWNVGVLGPVILDGLDQGKLDLSRQTWSHKIGLKGEEMNLVSPDNDYLIEWTKGSIVSENQQPLIWYKAYFDAPSGHEPLALDMGSMGKGQIWINGQSIGRYLLANVTGNCTFCSYAGTFRARKCQVACGQPTQRW